The region CCCGAACTGCGCCAGCAACCAGAGGGAGCCGCTACCGGCGAGAATCCATCTCCAGCCGTTGCGTGCAGCAAATGACAGGAGCAGAGGTGTAGCGAACATGAAGAGGATGTAGATGGGGAGAATATCGAGCAGGGGCGGGCAATAGATCAGTAGAAGCGAAGAGACAATGGCTGAGAAGGGGTGCGCAAGATAATAGTTCAGCAGGTTGACCAGCGCCGGCCGGTGAGCGTGCGCGGCTACCCTGGCGGCTACAGTGAAGGCAAACAGCAGCATGAAGAGGTGATAGCCGTAGATTCTGAACGTGCGTTTCCAGATACGCTGTTGCATCTGGTGGGGGTCTTTTCGCGCCCGGCGAATGGAGACCAATGCCAGCAAAAGAGCAGAGAGAAAGACGAAACCTTCAGCTGAGGAGACGAAGCCGAACGGTTGATTGACGTAGTCGCTTAGCCGGGTGGGCAGGTGATTGATCGTCATCCATACCAGGAAGAAGCCGCGCAGAGCGTCAAGCTCCGGACGCCGGCGGGAAAATCCGGCGGGAGGGGCCAAAGTCGTTGCTGTCGGTTCTACTTCGGTTGCCACCGGCTGCGCTCCTGTCCTTTATATGACGCTGACTGGCAGCGGAGGTTGCGGAACCGGATGTTCCTCTTAAGAGGATGCGACCATAAAGACATCTAATGATGGTGGAGGCTAGGGAATGGTCCTGAGAACGATAAGCAGCGAGTGGATTATCTGTCCTGGCTGCGGGAAAAAGCACGGCGAATGCTCTGACTGGGTGAAGAGTATGCCGCACCGGGAGCTTTGCTCCTGTGGAGCGGAGATGCTGTGCTGGTTAGAGACAGAGATTACCTATCATGCAGAGATGCAGGGCGGCTCGGAGAAGGGAGACGAGAAGCGTCGGAAGAAGAAATCGAAGAAGAAAGATGGGAAAAAGAAAAAAAAGAAAGATCGTAAGAAGCGCTAAAGTGGGCGACGCTCGCGTGGCCCACATTCTCTGGCTGAGTCGATCTTCAAAGAATGTGGGCACAGCGGCTGGTTAATGGTTAGTTGCAGCAGTTACTGCCGCTACAGCAGGAGGGTTGATCACAACACATAACGGCAGTTGCGGCTTGTGCCGAGAGCGATAGAAACAGAACGGCTAAAACTGCCAGTGAAAATGACTTGAATTTCATAAGAAGAATCTCCTTTTTGAGCAAGCGATTGATGGATATCGCATGCCGTCTCTCGGCATGCTGCTCATGGGGATAGGAGATACTTCTAAATGCGAAGATCGTCTTTGAGAGCAAAGACTGTACGTCGATATCGGAGTCCCGGAGTTAATTCGCAAATCGACGCAGTTATAGTCGGACTCGGGCGATGCCTCGCTGTATTCGAAGCCTGCGCAACAGGCCGGGATTGCTCCTGTTCACTTTTATCCTTTGACGCAATCGGTGCTGAGATGCTGCAACTGGGGCACGATACGTTCGAAGTATTTGCCGGCGGCGGGCAGCAGGGCGCTCGTTCGGGCTGACAGAGCGGAAACTCAGCGGAGGTGTGCTCAGCAAAAGCCGCCGTCGTAATCCACAGGCAGGCCAATAGGAGGGCCAGCAGGCGGCGACGATGGCTGAGTTGACTCACACTTAGACTTTAGCGCCTTCGCGAATGGAGAGCAATCGCACCGATGCTGTGAAATCACCTGTCAGGGGTGAATGGTGGGCAGAGAGGGACTCGAACCCCCGACATCCTGCTTGTAAGGCAGGCGCTCTAACCAACTGAGCTATCCGCCCACGTTTCAGGTGGGACTTGATCAGTGTATGAGAGTGAGGCGGTAGATGCAACGTGCGCGATCGAATCCACGGTGCAATTGCCATGCGCTCGTCTTCCCGGTATTGTCATCCCTTGTGTGGTTCTACCAACGTTTGAGGGAGAGGAAGCGGCAAATTCATGGGGATTCGTTTGCACTTTTGGGGAGCAGCACGGACAGTCACGGGCTCATCGCACCATCTGGAGTGCGCAGGTCGACAGATTCTGCTGGATTGCGGGCTCTTCCAGGGCAGGCGGCAGGATGCCCAGGAGATCAATCAGCATCTGGCGTTGACTCCCCAGGAGCTTGCCAGCGACGATGGAAAGGCACTGAGCGCGGTCGTGCTGTCGCATGCGCATATTGATCACAGCGGGAATCTTCCTGGCCTTGTAAAGCAGGGCTATCGTGGCCCGATCTATACCACGTCGGCGACCATCGACCTGTGCGACCCCATGCTGAAGGACAGCGCGCATATCCAGGAAGGCGATGCGGATTTCATGAACCGGCGTCGCTTTCGCCGCAGAATGGTGGGAGTTCCCGAGGGAGCTGAGCCATTTGCCCCGCTTTACACGCAGGATGATGCAGAGCAGGTGATGCGACAGATGCACGCCGTGAAGCTGCACGAGCCCACGCTGCTGGGGGGCTCGACCAAGGACGAAGGCTTCCGGGTGACGCTCTCGAACGCCGGCCACATGCTTGGATCGGCCTGCGTGCTGGTTGAGGCGATGGAGAAGGGACAAAAAACCAGGCTGCTGTTCTCCGGCGATGTAGGTAGAAAGAACCTTCCCATCATTCAGGATCCTGATGAGGCGCCGATAGCTGACTACCTGATTATGGAGAGCACCTACGGGAACCGCCTTCACCAGCCGCCCGGTCCGGTGAAGCAGAAGCTAGCCCGGCTGGTAAAGCGCGTCGCGGCCCGCGGTGGCAGGATCATCGTTCCGGCGTTCGCCGTCGAAAGGACACAGCAGCTGGTCATGCTTCTCCATCAGCTCACAGAGGAGAAGCAAATCCCAAATATTCCGATCTTCGTCGACAGCCCCCTGGCTACCAAGGTGACAGAAGCTTTCAAAACCCATACCGAGGATTGGGACCAGGAGATATGCAAGTTCTACCGCGAAGGCGTTGATCCATTTCAGTGGAGCAATCTCAAGTACACCCAGACCGTGCAGGAGAGTAAAGCGCTGAACGACCTGCGAATGCCCTACATCGTGATGTCGGCCTCCGGGATGTGCGAGGCCGGAAGAATTCTCCATCATCTGAAAAATGGCATTGAAGATCCGCGAAATCTGATCCTGATTACCGGTTATCAGGCGGCCAATACCCTGGGCCGCAAGCTGGTGCAAAGACTTCCGGAGGTCAACATCTTTGGCGAACCCATGCGGCTGCGCGCCGAGGTGGATTCCATCGGAGAACTGAGCGGTCACGCGGACCAGGCCGAGTTGCTCTCGTGGATGGAACCCGTAGTGAAGGGAGTGAAAAAAGTCTTCCTGGTGCATGGGGAGCCACAAGCGCAGGACGCGCTAAAAGAAGAGATTGAAAAGCGCTATAAGGTTGAGGTGGCCTGCCCGGCTCGTGGAGATCGGTTTGAGGTGAACTAGTTTCCGGGGCTTGAAGCCCTCCT is a window of Edaphobacter sp. 12200R-103 DNA encoding:
- a CDS encoding MBL fold metallo-hydrolase RNA specificity domain-containing protein gives rise to the protein MGIRLHFWGAARTVTGSSHHLECAGRQILLDCGLFQGRRQDAQEINQHLALTPQELASDDGKALSAVVLSHAHIDHSGNLPGLVKQGYRGPIYTTSATIDLCDPMLKDSAHIQEGDADFMNRRRFRRRMVGVPEGAEPFAPLYTQDDAEQVMRQMHAVKLHEPTLLGGSTKDEGFRVTLSNAGHMLGSACVLVEAMEKGQKTRLLFSGDVGRKNLPIIQDPDEAPIADYLIMESTYGNRLHQPPGPVKQKLARLVKRVAARGGRIIVPAFAVERTQQLVMLLHQLTEEKQIPNIPIFVDSPLATKVTEAFKTHTEDWDQEICKFYREGVDPFQWSNLKYTQTVQESKALNDLRMPYIVMSASGMCEAGRILHHLKNGIEDPRNLILITGYQAANTLGRKLVQRLPEVNIFGEPMRLRAEVDSIGELSGHADQAELLSWMEPVVKGVKKVFLVHGEPQAQDALKEEIEKRYKVEVACPARGDRFEVN